The Gadus morhua chromosome 16, gadMor3.0, whole genome shotgun sequence DNA window TGTTGCTTTTCGTGAATTGATAGTGGCGAATATCCTCTTCACACTGGCAGCGGACAGGCACAGAACCTGATCGTGGGGAAGGGGTGGAGTTTTCTTTGGGCTTGTGTTGTTAGTTGCTTCGAACCGTGCAAAGAAGCTGTTGAGGTTGTTGAGCAGAGAGATGTTGTCATCGCAGATCTGTGGCGCGGGCTTGTAGTCTGTGATGGTCCGAATGCCCTTCCACAGGTTCCGCGTGTCTCTGCTGTCTTTAAAGTGGCAGGTTAACTTTTTTGTATAGTCCTGTTTTGCTTTCCTGATGCCACGGGACAGGTTGGCTCTTGCTGTTCTCAGGCCAGTTTCCTCCCCAGCTTTGAAGGCGTTGTCTCTGGCCCTCAGCAGCCGATGGACATCCCCTGTCAGCCATGGCTTCTGGTTAGCCCGAGTGACGATGGTCTTTGTGTGGGTCACATCATCAATGCACTTACTGATGTAAGCGGTAACAGTGTCTGTGTATTCATTAATGTCAGTGTGGCTGTTGTATGTGGCTGCTTGTTTAAACATTTCCCAGTCTGTTGTTGCAAAACAGTCCTGAAGAGCAGAGGTGGCCCCCTCTGGCCACACACGTATCTGTTTCCGGACCGGCTTAGTGATTTTTACTCTCGGTCTGTATGCTGGGATTAGCATCACAGTGATGTGATCAGAGAGTCCgatgtgggggagaggggaggcctTGTATGCTCCCTTGTGTGAAGTGAAAACTTGGTCCAAAGTGTTTCCTCCTCTTGTAGGGAAATTGACATGCTGGTAGAGTTTTGGAAGGACAGTTTTTGGATTTGCATGGTTAAAATCTCCAGCGAGAATGGTGAATCCATCTGGGTGTGCTGTCTGTTGTTCACTGATGGCTTGATATAATTCACAAAGTGCCGCGTACCTGTCACTGGTGTTGGAGGTTGGGGGGATGTATACCGCAACCAGCAGAATCGCAGTAAATTCCCTCGGTAGGTAATAAGGACGGCACTTAATTATCATAACCTCCGCCAGTGGTGAACAGTGTTTACATACCACTACAGCATCACGGCACCACGCATCACGGATGTAAAcacagaccccgccccctcggGTCTTGCCTCCGTGTACGAGGGCTCTGTCAGCTCTATAGCATGTCAGCTGTTCCAGTTGTACAGCGGAGTCGGGGATGTTGTCATTGAGCCATGTTTCAGTGAAAACAAGCATACAGCAGTTACTCACTGTCCGATTAGTTGAGCAAAGCAGTCTGATATGATCCATTTTATTGTCCAAGGAGCGTATGTTTGCTAGGATGATGGATGGTATGGCTGGGCGAATTGGGCTAGCCGCTAGCCTAGCCCGGATACCTCCGCGCTTGCCCCTCTTCTGCTTCCTCGCACACCGCTTCCGAGGCTTCCTTTCCGGGGGAGGGGTAACAGTCGAGTCCGGTGTAGTCTCCGTCCGGCGGAGTATTCCGAGCTCCCTTAGTGCCACTGCAGTAATGTCCACAACTTTGTGGATCTTGCTCTTGCAGATGTCTAGCAGAGCCTGTCGACTGTATTTGTAATACTCCAAAATAGACATACGAGACGAACACGGAAAACTTTCGGACAAAAACGTATTTAACGAACAAAACACCGCATTGttgggacagagagaggtcgCTGCATCTATGTGCGCCGCCATCCCCATGGGAACTTTGatttgcatggtcctccagcagtgccatggtgcagcattacgcacggagctcaccgctgtatttatagggttagggtaataagactgaccgagaataccttggataatcagtttgtaatcacccacgtaaaatgttcttgaacataacccctttttaatgcctgatttgtcatgaaaagcatcaagaggaacggacaATAACGATTGATTACGATTGTGACGAGGagtatgtggcttggttttccactcttgggatttaattgacatttgattatgtgtttacagtgtcacataaaaatattatgttattgacacatgttggacagctttattccatgcagtcgtgccgtcagtggacagtatggagtgacgggattaaatatagagaattgtcattttgaattttcatttagattctaaggagatgtttctggagttataactgaggaATAacacagttgacttaaattattctgattacatagatttaacgcatgatacgggttgaaattaaatttatgaagggagatgataaaacataatcgttcttctctacatttcttctgtctgacttcagttcaccaccacatcgtctgtgtcgccaattctccttttcctccaaaccatgcgtacgcatgggtcagagtttgcttagggctgcgcacattctcccatCAAGTTAGTTTTTtgtagatcacaaccttggtgTGGAAAGTCAGGTAcgccactttcagccccgttttgtgtgtacgcaacggttataaatgagaccccaggtcctttcagtacactaaTTTTCACTcaagtaagtacggatagtatggatattggaacacagcacaggTATTTTTCGATCAGTTGCGTAACTGCTTTATCGGCCACTAAACTTGCGCCTCTCAAGGCGCAAGTTTAGTGGCGCGAGTTTGCTGCGGGGGGAAATCTGCTTTGCGCCGGGTGgaaactagcaacgatacatgcgtcgtgtagaaagtcaattgcgctagatgcaagatagggcccataatGTCCAAAACAAGTAAATAAATGTGGAGAATGTATTGGCTTGTATTGTTTGGATGTATTTTGCTTCTTATACTTTGTATTCTGTTCTTCCGCAAGAGGTCCTTTGACTTTCTTGCACATTTGTGACTTGTATTTATTTGAGTCGATTTTCCtaatcatcctcatcttcaattTGCTTATCCAGGGTTGGGtcacatacattttattttctgatACCATATCATTGACAAACTTTGTGGCAAAACTAAACGAGTACACATATATTGCATCGGCCACAGCACAAAcattctttctttgtcttttgttGTTCTGTCAGGAATCACTCATGCCATATATTTAACCATTTATTTCATGAAATGTAATACAAAATAGTTTGACAGCATGGTTCCACTCTTTTCTGGTGCTCCATGCTGTAGGATTTAATGCATGCAATTCAGATGTTCGAGAATACAACAGCATACCAACATTTTACAAATGGAGAACTTTACAAACCCCTATGGGGTTCTTCAGATATCTCAACCCATTGTAAAGTTTACATCAGATACAGAGCAGAACCAAAGCAGAAGGAGGCCTCAGTGGTGGTGGGCGAAATTATGCTCAGCACACCAAACTTCACAGAGTGATTGTGCTTAATTAGACAGTGTGGGCCATCAGCTGATAGGCAGCCCATGACTAGAGGGTCCCGCCAGAACCAGCAACACCCATTCGATTAAAAACAATGTCGAGTGACATTCACAGTCAGATTTCCACCTGGATAAACAATTAATATCTGTTTTGCGATTAATTTTTTCAGTATTCAGTGATAAAACATTTGATTAATTAGAATCTCCAACCATCAGTGGCTAAGCCTTAATTTTTATGGCCCCACATCTTCTTGGAAATTAAAACGTGAAACCACTGTCACTCTGCAAACAGTTTTTTGTCCGACATGTCAGACCGAAAGATGCGACCAGAAACCATTATTTGAAACGCCTTCCTGAACCAACTATAGAAGAAGGCGTACACCAACGGGTTGATGGTGGAATTCAGATACCCCAGCCATCCGAATGTGTTGAACAAGGCGGGCGGAATGGAGTATCCGATGAAGGGGTTGATGATGTTAAGCATGAAGAATGGCGTCCAGAaggacagaaacacacccatGATGATGGCCAGTGTTTTGGTGGCTTTCCTCTGGTGCTTGTCCACCTTTGAGGAGCTGGTGTTCTGTAGGCCTATGGTGCGCACTTGTCTCTGGGCCACCATGTAGATCTTCAGGTAGATGCCCAACATGATGACCCCGGGGATGTAGAAGGAGATAATGGATGACACGGTGCTGGACACCCCGCTCTGTAACAATACACACCCTCCTTCACAGGCCACATAGTTATAGTAGAACTCCTCAATTCCTAATATATTAAGCTCGAGGAAGACCATCCCAAAGCCGACCACAGcagagacacaccatgtgaccagGATCATGATGACTGCGGTGTGAACCGTTATCTTACGGGGGTAGAGCATAGGGCGGCACACGGCATAATAGCGGTCGATGGATATAAAGGACAGGTTCAAGATGGACGCGGTACACAGCAAGACGGAGGAGCTCTTGTGGATCTTGCAAAACATCTCCCCGAAGTACCAGCAGGTTTCAATGGAAAGAATCATTCCAGGGAACATGACCATCACCGCCAGCAGGAGGTCGGTTACGGCCAGGGAGAGGGTCAGATAGTTGGGAGGTGTGTGGAGTTGCTTGAAGTGAGCGATGGCCATGACCACAAAGAGGTTTCCCAGCAATGTGAGAACCACAGCAGACCCCAGGCCAAAGTAGAGGGTGACGCGGACAGCAACGGGGTAGACCGTCCTCAGACACGAGCCATTCCCGTAGCAGAACACCGGCTCCATCgacctgagagggagggggagtgttgGGGAGAGACATGGTTTTTGTTAATAAGGGTCATTGTTTCCGCTACCTGTGAGAGACAATATTTCATTAATGATGTAAAACATagttgggtggaggggggttgaGAGGGAGGCACCCATATGTAAAGGACCTGAGGCAAAACATACATTAGACGTGTCATAGAACAGCGGGTGTATGTAAACAAATGAATGGGCTTACAGCAAGGGCCATAGCTGCTTTACTCTGTCTtttatacacaaacaaaaaacctCATTGCAAACACACTTCCCACTTCCGTACCTGTGAATCATCGCCTACAGACGTCTTAAAGGCAGTGCTAATGAGCTCCTCTCTAGGTATCTGCCAAACCTGACCGTTGTGGTGAATTATGGCTGGAGCATCGGTTTGCTTGCTCACCACAATAGCATATTTAATAATGACATTATGAGAGTCTTCCATCATAATCAATAGAGGATCTGACAGAGCTTTGCCACCATTTACAATGGGAAACACATCATTTTATTGCTAAATACAGGCCAACACCCTCAGCTTGTATAAGTTCCCCTTTAGGGCCCTATTGTAAAATGAGTCCATCATGTTTGTGTCCAAATGTGGTACAGCAGGATCTCTTCATAACCTAATCCATTCTGTGACCTAATCATTAGTCAACGGTCAATTCTTAGTTCACATGTTAGTTCTGTTTCTCTTCACAAATACAGAGCTCAAGTACAATCTTTAAGTATTTGATCACGAAAAGCTTTCACAGACTATACCAACTTTATTATTACAAAAAATACAGTGCATTTGTTTTTGCCATTGTTCAATGAAAATGACAGCAAACAAAAACAGCAACTGTTAATAATATCTGGAACATCGTATTGTATTCAGGAATGACAACATGCAATCTTCCGGCTGTTCATACCCAACATATGTGCTTACTTGAGTTGCtagatattatttatttagagAATAAAAAAAAGTCATGCCACAATCCCTTCTGATACACGATTACAACATCACATACTACTTAAGAGAGTAGAGATCGACGGATATATGGGTATCGGCCgattatcatttatttattttttcggtttcaataaatgttaatttttttaaatcgtgacattgtaacatttgttatcatcattgtgtcatttttatgatgtaaattgagggaggcttagcctggaaatccagacccacatctagaaaactgtagggtctggcaacgagtaatgaaaatggcccaactcgaggggccgcaccaagcatgcatttgaaaatatcagaAGAATACAAGATTGGTATCTGCCCTaaaaaaatccatatcggtCGAGTTGTTTATAATTAAGATTGTGGCATGACTTTCTTTGCTCTCTGAATGAGGAATACAAATTCATGTCTACAATATGATGAATGGACTGTATTTCTGTTGCTGTGTTAAACCATGGAATAACTGCTTTGTCATTACAGCCCCTGCATATTTGACATTTCCAGTATTATGAGTTGTTTTAGCAGGATATCTGAACACCGCCAAATATTTAGTAAAGATACacatatattatttaataaCCATTTCCATTACTCTCATTTATAACATTTATCTTGGTGAGTAAGTAGTTTAAAGTGTGATAAAGCCCTAAGTGGCGCTTACCTCAGTCAGCTGAAGAGGTAAACTCAGTGGCTACTATAGCAGGATGGgctttatatacatttatattgtcATTTCAAGATGACAACAGGGACAAAACAATCAGCCACTGCTCTGACTGGGCCATTTCCCTGGACTATGCTGCTTGATGCAATAACAATCTCTGAGGAAGGGGCTGTTATTGGCAACATGGACAATGTTGAAGGGCAAGATGTGTACAGATTAGAGACATAAGGATCACAAATTTTTTAGGCAGGTTTTTATTGTAATTTTTTTACCAACCTCAAGAGATCAAGTTGCCTTGGTTTATTTACCAAATTTAGCCATGGACCAATTCAAGTATATTGAAGAATACCATTATATATGGTTGTCCGTGTTCTACCCTATCTGTGCATCGCCATGCAGGTCCAGCTAATAGTAAAAGTTAACAGGATTTAGTAATGCGCAAATTTAACGATATGCGATATAAACTATAAAAAATGGCATATGATAGAGATTTGAATTCTATCGCGATAATGCATGTTGATGAAGCAATCTACCCGCGACCTGCAAAATTTAGAGCCACGaactgcaaccggctgcaacgcatcatcTTCATCTTGAGTAAACATGTCTGAAAGCGAAAGAGATGCTGGTGAAAAagacctggggcctcatgtactaaggttgcgtacgcacaaaaacgtggcgtacgtccttttccacgctcacgttcagatgtacaaaacgtgaaatgaccgtaaaaatgtgcggtccccacgccagctccagagctgtcgtacgcacgtttctacagctattgttcctttggcgacacttagaggtgacgctgggaaactgggaaaaaaggtgaaaacaatgactcagagtgatttgcacatcagagacacactaatgaacaattaacacaccttgcaattatatgggtggctataaaagcatgcgcaatggatgaagaaaattgtattaataatggctgcgttagcgttgttagaggacatcgcaaatggtcaaatccgaagggcgctggagacgccggggccgacggaggagacgccggggccgacggaggagacgccggggccgacggaggagacgccggggccgacggaggagacgccggggccgacggaggagacgccggggccgacggagcaatccgtgccctctccttgcttgtctattcaaaaataaaaaatgtaagttaataaacatgagtcaaagtctttaatatcctggcatctttacgcacgacttatgtgtattgcaagcagccaattgtatgaccagtataattacagcatttatgacttcagcatatttaccttggggatgatcggcgtccccttcatgggctcccaccactccggtgagagctgtgtcaccgatcaaagcggccactctcaaatcgaaggggcagagttcccccactcccgtccccccacctgttgcggtcacgctttggcggtgggcagaaaccctcctcttcacctccaccttgaggtctgaccacttttttttaatttcagagtgtgtgcgctgctgagaccccactgcattgacggcctcgcaaacacactcccactcacttctcttttgttttgcatttatccctgttgacagggttccaatagcatatgcttgcgcatttctacctcgtggagcaaaatctcgagctcagactccgtgaagtttcgttttttgcctctgttcatggtgccaggtgatcggattaagaggtgaatctcaggtccagaggcctatttaaatgaaattgcatatttaaatgagggcgtggacagggaggagtttggcacctcggcatgtgcgctcaatccacgttgatcgagatgtacaaaagaaacatgcttggatccatgcgttcgcacacattgatacatctgaatttatttgtgcgtaagacagtttctgggttttggcgtacgccaagtttcagtatgaaatccacgcaagtcttagtacatgaggcccctgggcaACTTCCATTATTTGGACTTGGTTTGGATTTATGCCGTCCGACGAGCAGCAGCAAACTATACTCTATTATAGAGTGTGGGGCAACAGTTCTGGCTAAGAGCGGTAACACGACTAAAGGTAAGGCCACACTGCACGTGTGTTGGCATTGAAATGTGGCATTTTTGCAAAGGGAACCATTGGTGTAGGCGCGTAGACGCTAGGAAtgcgcgatataaacgatatacgaTATCAACGATAGAAAATGGCCTACGATAGAGATTTTAGTTATATTGCTCTATCGTGATAATGTATGTTTGACGCGATCTATCCATGACTCGCGAAAtataaagagccacgagctgcaaccgtctgCAACGCATCGCCCGCGACCCGCGTATTTTAAAAAgggccacgagctgcaaccagcTGCATCGCATCATCTgcgacccgcgaaatttaaagagccacgagctgcaatcggctgcaacgcatcgtctgtgacccgcgaaatttaaagagccatgagCTCCAACCGGCTTCAACGCATCATCGTCATCTAAGTAAATATGGCTGAAAGCGAAACGGAGGAACTGGTGATTGCGctcatttcatgttcatttcaaaatgatatgcgttcattttgcacttgtttgttttaatagcaagtatctgtgcacacacttggaagatttttctttatttaaaatagccttGCCTAATACTGGACGTATTTCCCTAATTCACAGTATCCTtttctttattaacaagacCCCACCAGTTTTAATTTCATTAAGAGAAGTATACGTCATTacacagaagatttttttcttttttaaagtctcagcagctacaacattatgttgtatgattagttttgcaataaatgttctcaaaacgacatactaagtttctttcttttgttttatacatttagcagtttgactttccttagagtctatgtaacctgttctgaaatggttctattatgatttatatatcgtgatatatatcgttatcgcaataggttgcaatgtatatcgcaatatggattttaggccatatcgcccatccctagtagacgcgttacatgcgttaAAGCAGCGCGTTAGTGGCGTTAGACGCGGCATACGCACGTAatgacgcacgtaaacgcaccaatgcgcccaacgcaccaatgcgcaaagttaaaaaaatgtaacttttgaCGCGCCCACGCGTgccgcttagccgcgatagcaaaccagtggagcttgacccgacgtcactggcagagagtagtgacgcttgcacagaagcatatggcggcagggggtcatccctatgttccccgctcggggaacataggaccctttttttttaaaaaaaggtcctatgttccccgtttttccaaaaaagggtcctatgttcccttgtagccatacataccggggagcataggaccctttttgggaaaagcggggaacataggacccttttctgggaaaagggtcctatgttccccgcaatctatcaatctttaaaaatatttaaactttgacgcgacattcgcgtgatgacagccaatcggcgttcaacagcgtggccactgagtgacatgtgtaacgtaacagccaatcagcgttcaaccggccaactcagtgcagtgcagtccggggtgaactgcagcatggaggagaaagtgattgttgccgtttgcgactcccggagctctttatataatagtttataatataacataattgtataataatatcacggccaaaagctctgtgcgcctccggatggccgtagcgcggggagttctcgtagggattgggcttctcggggtttgtttactggcgtatgaatagactgcgtcaggttctccgacgtctctccctcttccacaaaaggtgaagacatgcaatggtagttatcccggccggaatttggcagtaatggtggaaaaagtgaccggggaacatagaaccctttttttggaaaagggtcctatgttccccggtcacatatcggggaacataggaccctttttgggaaaagcggggaacataggaccctttttttttaaaaaggggtcctatgttccccagtctcatacaaagaggggaacataggacccggggaacataggaaccggggaacatagacacgctccctggcggcagggctctacagtgcgcccatttcactcgcatttgtgagtgaatatttcggcgtgcgaacgagaaaaacaaaacaggagcacgcgtgcgagtgacttctccacagcgcactatactgtgcgttcacaccaaacacgAAGGGGCGAAacgattccatacaaagcaGCGATACCATTTGCAGCGCGACACATTTGCCCGGcacgggcgagcgcgttcacgtggatttcaggtggaatagtatataataggggtgtgacgagatctcgtgccacgagatctcgcgagattaaactcgacgatattacccatcgcgttaaaaatctgtctcgcgagatttaaaaaaatatattaaaaaaaatacccgtattaccgtcgaagatgccccc harbors:
- the LOC115561575 gene encoding trace amine-associated receptor 1-like; translation: MIHRSMEPVFCYGNGSCLRTVYPVAVRVTLYFGLGSAVVLTLLGNLFVVMAIAHFKQLHTPPNYLTLSLAVTDLLLAVMVMFPGMILSIETCWYFGEMFCKIHKSSSVLLCTASILNLSFISIDRYYAVCRPMLYPRKITVHTAVIMILVTWCVSAVVGFGMVFLELNILGIEEFYYNYVACEGGCVLLQSGVSSTVSSIISFYIPGVIMLGIYLKIYMVAQRQVRTIGLQNTSSSKVDKHQRKATKTLAIIMGVFLSFWTPFFMLNIINPFIGYSIPPALFNTFGWLGYLNSTINPLVYAFFYSWFRKAFQIMVSGRIFRSDMSDKKLFAE